The Mangifera indica cultivar Alphonso chromosome 8, CATAS_Mindica_2.1, whole genome shotgun sequence genome has a window encoding:
- the LOC123222767 gene encoding uncharacterized protein LOC123222767, with amino-acid sequence MRDFPSCFGENGVQVADSSSSSAAKASQNLVTCVYLCKFHGLSFLVTVTWTKNLMGQGLSVAIDDSTNQCLCKVEIKPWLFSKRKGSKNLDVDSSKIDIYWDLSSARFGPGPEPIEGYYLAVAYNQEMVLLLGDLKKEAYRKVETTPVNIDAIFVAKREHIFGKKFYGSKAQFCDKGKMHDVTIECDTTDVKDPCLVIRIDSKAVMQVKRLKWKFRGNHTILVDGLPVEVFWDVHNWLFGNAMGNAVFMFQTCLSGEKLCTSQSIFDPSVLTWSHSQQFRDYQLQGLGFSLLLYAWKNE; translated from the coding sequence ATGAGGGACTTCCCTTCTTGTTTTGGTGAAAATGGAGTTCAAGTTGCTGATTCTTCGTCATCAAGTGCAGCAAAAGCTTCTCAAAATTTGGTTACTTGTGTTTATCTGTGTAAATTCCATGGTCTTTCTTTCTTGGTAACTGTCACATGGACGAAGAATCTCATGGGTCAAGGTCTTAGTGTTGCAATTGATGATTCAACCAACCAATGCCTTTGCAAAGTTGAGATAAAACCATGGTTGTTCTCCAAGAGAAAAGGGTCTAAAAATTTAGACGTAGATTCtagtaaaattgatatatattggGACTTGTCCAGTGCTAGATTTGGTCCTGGGCCTGAGCCAATAGAGGGATATTATTTAGCTGTTGCATATAACCAAGAAATGGTGTTACTTCTTGGAGACTTGAAAAAGGAAGCATACAGGAAGGTTGAAACTACCCCTGTTAATATTGATGCCATTTTCGTTGCCAAGAGAGAACACATTTTTGGCAAGAAATTTTATGGTTCCAAGGCTCAGTTTTGTGATAAGGGGAAGATGCATGATGTCACAATTGAGTGTGATACTACTGATGTTAAGGATCCTTGCCTTGTGATTCGCATTGATAGTAAGGCGGTGATGCAAGTCAAGAGGCTGAAGTGGAAGTTCCGCGGTAATCACACTATTCTGGTGGATGGGCTCCCGGTTGAGGTATTTTGGGACGTTCATAATTGGCTGTTTGGTAATGCTATGGGAAATGCAGTTTTCATGTTCCAAACTTGTCTTTCTGGTGAGAAGTTGTGTACGAGCCAATCTATTTTTGATCCTTCTGTATTGACCTGGTCTCATTCTCAGCAATTCAGAGATTACCAATTACAAGGACTTGGTTTTTCATTGCTATTGTATGCTTGGAAGAATGAATAG